TACCTGGCTCATCTATCACCTTCTAAGAAAGAAAGTGTTTCTATACTATTAACATTACAGATTTTGTTATTCATTAATTCATCGCATATTCTTTCAACATTTTTACCGctctaattcttttattgtGTTAAATTAAAACGTATCATATTCatgttttgaaattaatacagtttttctcttttttaaaaaaataactacTTTCCCATCCTGCATTCATACTTGCTGTATtccaatttattttatctatttattttacatatttatatttattttaaaaagaattttttttaattattttatcatatACAATTACGTTTACTATGAAAAGTATGTATTTTCCAActtaaattattgatatattaTCATTGAATCTTGCATAAAGtctgttattattaaatgatctGTATATATGggtatatatttatatgtataaatagaaaataaatcaattgattaatttttttaaattttttttatttttttcactattttaaatttttcattattcaattaatcTCTTGCAGAAACAATTGAAGATAAGTCGGTTAAagtttcttctttttttataaaagaaTGAGCAGTAGTACTTGGTGTATTTGTTGTAGATGCTGTCGCAAAAGAAGAAGTCGAGtcattcatattatttaatttttgttttaataataatttttcccttaatttcaaatcatgAGCTTTTTTCTCTAATTgcataattttcaattgtaatTCTTTAGCAGATTTAGCTTCcaattcttgtaatttttgttgtttAACTAGAATACGTTCATGTCTTAATACGTATGGTATAGTTTCggaaatatttcttaattttattctttctGGAGATGAAGCTATCGTATTtggatttatattttcattaatttcagAGTCTTGACTAATCTTTGGAGTAGCTTGTGGTGTTTCATTTGATACGTTTTGATCATTagaaaattcttcattcaTTGTCATCgataaatcatttgaagATTTGAATTTCCCTGTATTAACTAGAGAAGCAAAATTGCTTAAACTTGGAGCTGCAGATTGTCTCTTTAAGGctttatcatttgaatttaatggATTAGTCGACGATTCTGCATATCCATTTGTAGAATCATTTGTTACagctaataatttttcagctCTATAATTTTCATACAAGAAATTTTGAGTATTATCTTTGAATTCTTGTAAATGAGAACcaaataaaacatttttcaaaatgttTAAATCTGAAGtttctaaatcattatcattaatatagATTGTACCCCAAGGGTATTGTCTTATATAATTGCCTTGAGAATCTTTTTCATCTGAACAAATTATGGAAAAAGGTTGAATTTCAGCCAGATGTCTGTTTTCTTCTAAAGTTTCAtaatcatcttcttcaagGTATTGATCTTGATTGTTTTCTAAATCAAACTTGAAAATAGGAACATTATATCGatcaatatcaaataaaatattttttttaaattgaaGTAATTCTTGTGGAGTAAAAGAATCTGCTTTTGATATGATTGGTAAGACATTTGTATAACGagataatttcttcatcatttcTACATCGAAATCTTTTAAACCATGGCCTGTAGCTTCAATGAAATATAAAGCCACATGAACTCTTGTGTCTTCGAATCTTGGATTTCTTTTAACTCTTGTCTCTTCAGCAAGAACAGTTTCAAATTGTTGTTCTAAATATGAAGTGATTTCTGTAAATGcatttgaattatctaaattttcACCTATTCCATGAACATcgataatattgaataataagatATCTTCATCAGAGTTATTTGATAGAGGATTTGAAGAGATTTCTAAAGAAGTAGAAGTGATAGTGATACCTGGTTCAATACTAGCAATAGAAGGATTGAATTCATTGATTAAAGATGGAATGCCATCTTTAGCAGTAAACGAAATCAATTGAGTGggtttaattaatttaacatttgaatttaaaatattattatttaaatttgaagaatgaTCGGAATATCTATGAGGTAAAACATTACATTCCATTAAATTATTGGCAAATGTGGTTTTCCCGGTGCTTTCTCCACCTACTAATAAGATGGTATAATTGATACCACGTCTAGACTCTTTCTTACGACGTAAACTTGCAGGATCTTGTAATAATCTTGAATTAATCATTGATTGTTTGAAGTTAGTTGAAGTTTAAAAgatgtaaaaataaagatagcaattttttttgaaggatagcaaatataaaaaaggCAAAAAAAACTCTTAAACCTTGCAagccaataataataatagtaataataataataataagatattattatgtaaatattgaaaaaacaCAAAgaatcatatatatatgtctGGTAATATATATCATAATACCTATCACCtagtatatatttgtatttgttaAAGTGATCTCATCGAAtgaaaaaatctaaaaaaaaaaaaaaaaaaaagtctCTTGAATCGAGGTTTAGATTGATTGattaattgattgattAAAAGTTTCAAGTAAAATGACCTTTCGCGTCGGATACACAGAAACGGCGTAgagaaaacaaaataaatattatttcgCGTGCCTATTTAAGCACCTGACGCGTTTTATAAATGGTGATTTCAAACCCTAATGTCAGCACGTGAAATACCCAGGTTTATATTTTCACGTGACCTTTAGGGTTTGTGTAGCCCTAATTACAACGATTTACAACCCTGGTGCATCACGTGATATTACTATCACGTGATGGAGTTGGGGTTCGCATTTATGCCCTAGCATTCTATACACGCACCCCAATCTCACGTGGCATTCTTCCAGCACGTGCTTATCTATAAAATTCACATGCGTGCACGTGCCACAAAAAGACTCCGCCACAGCCGTGCGCCGCAATAGCCGCACGCCGCAGTCACATGGCGCACAGCCCGTACCGCGGCATTCCCACAGTGGGCTAATTTGTCAGCCAGTGCCTTACGTCATATTCTGTAGCATATAATCCTGCGGCTTTAATGTGTTTATTAAGCCGCTACTTATAATcatttgtatattattatattgtattaatattattatattgtattaatattataatactttattttttttttcatttaaaagcAGCTTGTTTCTTtgttatataaaaatataaattatggaaaaataaaaaaacttatattatattattattattttaataatttttttttttaaaaaatttaatcaaaCCACCTAATATATTCAACTAGATTAACGGTATTCAACTAGATTAAGAAGCCCCCCTTCTGTTGTTATTTAGTCcgataaattttttactGATCCTAGCTCAACCTACGGAtagtaaaattatttaaatattttaaacaagAATAAAACAGAGAAAACTAAGACAATATCAAAATCTTTCACTATGGTAAGCCCTAAAGCAAGAACTAGATCTACAGGGAAAACTTTCGTCCCACCTGTTACACATGATATGGTGAgatcattatttgatccttcattgaaaaaatcgtttttagaaaaaatcatttttctATCTTTAGCTTTGGACCTTGTTTTGATGTATGGTCTTTTGAAATACACTTCTATTTCATTAGATACTATCAAAATTCTATTCCTTCTTCAATATATCTTCTGGAGATTTGCTTATAATTTTGGTATAGGGGCCATTTTACATTATCAATCTCATTATGAAACATTTTCTAACTATTCCGAAAGAaatcatttatttgatCCTTCTAAATCTTCCTCTACTTTGGCTCGTTTTGTTCAATATGAAATCCGTTCCAAGATGCCAGATAGTTATCTAATGGAAGCTCAACCTGCAGAACTTAATACTTGGCTTGTTTTCCGTCAAGTTGTTGATTTGATCTTGATGCAAGATTTCACCACTTATTGTATCTACACATACTTATGTCTACCATCCACTACTGCTTGGACTTCCCCAACCACCATCATGGGTGTAATGATGATTCTTTTGAACGTTTGGGTTAAAACAGATGCTCATCGTGTCGTCAAGGATTATGCTTGGTATTGGGGtgatttcttcttcttgcAGGATTCAGAATTAACTTTTGATGGTGTCTTTAACGTTTCACCACATCCAATGTATTCTATTGGTTATATTGGTTATTACGCAGCATCCTTGATCACAGGTGATTATAATGTCCTCTTGGTTTCCATCTTTGGCCATCTATTGCAATTACTTTTCTTGAAATACGTCGAAAACCCTCATATTGAAAGAACTTATGGTGCTTCTAATCAATCAAGCACTTCCTTGgcttataataaaattgatcaattgattgaaaattccacttcttcatcatccCCAAATAAGCCCTTAATCTCCACAGGTTTGggtttcaaaaatttcaaattcactCGTGTTACTGATTTATTCACTTTGACTGTCTTTATTTCCATTTTTGTTTggtatttcaattttaacCCATCTTTGGAAACTTTGACTTTTACCACTTTTATGGTCAAATTCTCTTTGTCTTCTATTTGTGCTTTAATCTTATACAAACAATCCACTGAAAAATGGTTCACTTCAATCTTCCATTGGAGACATCTAAATTCTAAAATCCCTCCTGCTGTCTTGGCTTATCAGCATTGGCAATTCATCTATAATTTCACTTTAACTATTTCAAATACTTTATTAGCAATGGTCAcattaaaatctttaacTTCCTTATACGATTCAAACACTTTGAATTATAATCAAACtatatttggatttttaGGTATTGCTTTACAAATTTGGTCAAATTCGGAGATTAGAGATGTCTTGGCCAATTTCGGTTATTTCTACGGTGATTTCTTCTTATTGGATGTCGAATTAcctaaaaaattatcatacCAAGGTATTTATCGTTACTTAAATAACCCACAAGCTATCTTAGGTCTTGCTGGGATTTGGGGTACCGTTTTGGTTTCAAATTTccaatattcaaatatctTATTAGCTTCCCTTTGGACcataattgaaattattgctgtcaaattcattgaaaaaCCTCATGTCCATAAAGTGTATAATGATTCAAAGGATCATGTTGCAGGTGTAGAAAGTACTATCATGAGTTCAAAGCCTGTAAGATGGATTCAAGGTTTAATTCAAtgaaatagaataaaaaaataaatcaagaCAAGATTTCATGAAAATGGTGATTAATtgtcattttcatcatcatcaaacATTTATAAGAATTtggaattaatattatacatTTACACACTAcgtctttttttttttatcaatttttcacttcaactattttttttcatattcattataATGTTACGATACTTCattccaaaaataaaaacaagatatataaattataaaacatCTACTATTGTTaacttatatatatataattatcatttttctatttatacttctaaattatctctaatgtaataatactaaattAATCAGTACAGATTACTGTGTTTATACAACAATATTTACAGGTACTCCTTGcctttattgttttttagCATTTGAAGCGGCAAATTTAACCGTCggaataatattatcaacaTTTTTATATCCGCCGGATATACTCAATATTATGTGGCTAATTTATGCATTCCAATTGGTTCCTATTATATGCAAATAGAATATTCAACGCTTGCCAAGAAACTGAAAGAATCAAAACAagtaacaaaaaaatatagattctttaaaagaattcaCTATCAAATCCTCGTAGTgatttctaataaattctcGCGTCGCCCGGGTTGtcaaaatttcaaatatttcctaatttaattcaatatatttccTGCGCTAGTAAGGGATAAACCTTGCTTTTATTGGAATATTGCGCTAGTCTAATTCTcaacaataatttttttttaatttgtcgttgtttcaattgaaaaattaggttgttttttattgataCGTAAGCTTGTTGCTTCAAGAAATAGCGTAGtgtaaaattgaattttggGTTAGCTTCGATTTATGACTTCATGTTTTGTcacatttttttctgtttctAAAGGGCATTACTGCTTCATATTATTCTtctttgataaaaatttttgaacAGTATAATAGTTGATATTAcagttttttatttttttatttcaattcttgAATAGAAAATATCGTTTGTGCAAGCTCTACGCACTTTTCTCAGTAGTCTAATCTCGTTAGAGATAGTCTAAAagagataaaaataacacTACATATTTGGTAGTCTTGGTGCTATTTCAAGTATCAAAAGATATTTGGAATACATATCCAATTTGGAATATGAATGGCCTTAATTCTTGcgataaaaagaaaaaataaaggaGTACacacaataaaaaaatatttcatagGAAACTGGTTTCTACGGGATCCGTTTGTTCtacattattaattaattatagtATATTTGCCTacaaattcttttatagTAGTATGGTCTTGAACAGTAAGATATGAAACTTGTTTTAATTCtccaattattaatctAAATGGAAAAGTGGggtttcaaaaataaattattgcCTCCCCGTATAGGACcattttttagaaaaatactattttcaacagaaaaaaataacaattaaaataaaaaagtaagTACtaccatttttattaatgaggtgcaaaaaatactaataatggtggcaatgataataatacttaGATGAAACGTATATACACCTTAGAAGTATCTTGTAATAAGTCAGTATATTATTGGAAtaagtattatttattatgtatatgatatgattattaaaatataacgTCATATATGCAGttaattaagaaaaatatgatataTAGATGCTGGCTGACACCCTACGATAAGCATCAATGGTGCTTATGTTAGTGTTGAAGAATGCTACTTGAAGTAAAACAATATGGATTCGATTTATAAAATGAATGGCAGTAAATTTAAcagaaaattaatttatcctTTGTaatgttttgttttgtttttatttcaataatctGCAAGTGGTGGATCACTTtccatttcttttaatctTGTCTGTTCCAACTCATTTTTGTCTTCTGTTATATTAATTTCGTTATTTGGTGTATATTTTGGAACTGGATTGTTCAATGCTTGTAAATGTATAGATGATAACCATGCGTTTAATTGCAAAGCTTGAGTTGCTTGGGAATTATTGATGGATGAGGATTCATTAGCAACATATGATTGTAGATAATCTTgatattgttgttgtaaaTGAATCGGTAATTGTTGAATAATTGATGATGGATTAGATAATTCAGGAGGTGGCTCGGGGTTTTGAATCAATGAACTAGTGTTATTAATGTTACTTCCATTAGATAGAGTATTTTCAAGTGATATAGAATTCccaatatatttgtttgatGTAGTTGTATGAGTTGAATTGCCATCCTGAATATCATAATCTTTAATAGtttgattatttgattcaatTTCATGGTCAATAGTCTTGTTTCTAGTTGTGCCAATAATTACTTCAATTGACATACCTGTGACATTTCttaatcttttcaatttatcaaCATTAACCATATCatgataaagaatattggattcaatatcatcatgATCATTCATTATTGCATTTTGAttcattttattgaaaaaattccTTTGTAAATGATTCATATTATCTTCTAGTCTTTGgaatattaattcattagattgattattttcatttggtTTACCAATTATTCTATTAGATTCtgtataaataatatttttttgtgaTAAATTTACCATAACTTCAACATAATATTggaatgaaaaatatttttgaactGCTGTAAATGTAGCAAATGCATCTAATGgaacttttaaataaacaattaaattacaATCTAATGTCACAGGATCAATATAAACTGGGGAAACGCTTTGGCATATATCTTTTCTAAAagtttcatttaattgatcATCACCACTACCATTGACTCTACAAATTCTAACAAGAGTTGTTATTAAACTTGCTGGATGtgaaaattctttataatGATTAATTGAGACTTTAATGGGTATTATTTCACCAATTGTAAAACCTGAATGAGGTAAATTAACTGAAATAACTACTTTTTTCTCAGaattaatagatttatttGAGGAATTGTTTGAAGAGGTTGTacttgaagaattattagtaaTTTTCGTAATAAAGGAAGATGTACCATCATCAACTTGTTTTGTCGATAAACTATTAGAGTGCGaacta
The window above is part of the Henningerozyma blattae CBS 6284 chromosome 2, complete genome genome. Proteins encoded here:
- the TBLA0B09820 gene encoding septin SHS1 (similar to Saccharomyces cerevisiae SHS1 (YDL225W); ancestral locus Anc_2.51) — protein: MINSRLLQDPASLRRKKESRRGINYTILLVGGESTGKTTFANNLMECNVLPHRYSDHSSNLNNNILNSNVKLIKPTQLISFTAKDGIPSLINEFNPSIASIEPGITITSTSLEISSNPLSNNSDEDILLFNIIDVHGIGENLDNSNAFTEITSYLEQQFETVLAEETRVKRNPRFEDTRVHVALYFIEATGHGLKDFDVEMMKKLSRYTNVLPIISKADSFTPQELLQFKKNILFDIDRYNVPIFKFDLENNQDQYLEEDDYETLEENRHLAEIQPFSIICSDEKDSQGNYIRQYPWGTIYINDNDLETSDLNILKNVLFGSHLQEFKDNTQNFLYENYRAEKLLAVTNDSTNGYAESSTNPLNSNDKALKRQSAAPSLSNFASLVNTGKFKSSNDLSMTMNEEFSNDQNVSNETPQATPKISQDSEINENINPNTIASSPERIKLRNISETIPYVLRHERILVKQQKLQELEAKSAKELQLKIMQLEKKAHDLKLREKLLLKQKLNNMNDSTSSFATASTTNTPSTTAHSFIKKEETLTDLSSIVSARD
- the TBLA0B09830 gene encoding PEMT/PEM2 family methyltransferase (similar to Saccharomyces cerevisiae CHO2 (YGR157W); ancestral locus Anc_4.64), which translates into the protein MVSPKARTRSTGKTFVPPVTHDMVRSLFDPSLKKSFLEKIIFLSLALDLVLMYGLLKYTSISLDTIKILFLLQYIFWRFAYNFGIGAILHYQSHYETFSNYSERNHLFDPSKSSSTLARFVQYEIRSKMPDSYLMEAQPAELNTWLVFRQVVDLILMQDFTTYCIYTYLCLPSTTAWTSPTTIMGVMMILLNVWVKTDAHRVVKDYAWYWGDFFFLQDSELTFDGVFNVSPHPMYSIGYIGYYAASLITGDYNVLLVSIFGHLLQLLFLKYVENPHIERTYGASNQSSTSLAYNKIDQLIENSTSSSSPNKPLISTGLGFKNFKFTRVTDLFTLTVFISIFVWYFNFNPSLETLTFTTFMVKFSLSSICALILYKQSTEKWFTSIFHWRHLNSKIPPAVLAYQHWQFIYNFTLTISNTLLAMVTLKSLTSLYDSNTLNYNQTIFGFLGIALQIWSNSEIRDVLANFGYFYGDFFLLDVELPKKLSYQGIYRYLNNPQAILGLAGIWGTVLVSNFQYSNILLASLWTIIEIIAVKFIEKPHVHKVYNDSKDHVAGVESTIMSSKPVRWIQGLIQ
- the RIM8 gene encoding Rim8p (similar to Saccharomyces cerevisiae RIM8 (YGL045W); ancestral locus Anc_4.62), whose translation is MRLFKFKKSISTNNESNTTTQSIKSKPKLVSIYPTSISSNSSSISNNSIKKLSTSIKNFNIELHEPRSVYKTGDYLNGEAVLKITSDTVNIALRLSLICELKVKAGNTAASRTQISETLLNNEALLYGEDYKHLIATDSFYKNEIINGLTKGEHRFPFKVKIPVGKNPISSINFERGSISYRLECSFESINEFQKEKPIIKCQKDFLVVAPLDVSTLNEGRKKTVVLQSAAIPPLRHSNQNNSVNGSYNNNSNSSHSNSLSTKQVDDGTSSFITKITNNSSSTTSSNNSSNKSINSEKKVVISVNLPHSGFTIGEIIPIKVSINHYKEFSHPASLITTLVRICRVNGSGDDQLNETFRKDICQSVSPVYIDPVTLDCNLIVYLKVPLDAFATFTAVQKYFSFQYYVEVMVNLSQKNIIYTESNRIIGKPNENNQSNELIFQRLEDNMNHLQRNFFNKMNQNAIMNDHDDIESNILYHDMVNVDKLKRLRNVTGMSIEVIIGTTRNKTIDHEIESNNQTIKDYDIQDGNSTHTTTSNKYIGNSISLENTLSNGSNINNTSSLIQNPEPPPELSNPSSIIQQLPIHLQQQYQDYLQSYVANESSSINNSQATQALQLNAWLSSIHLQALNNPVPKYTPNNEINITEDKNELEQTRLKEMESDPPLADY